AAGCGAATTTCCTGGCGGGTTCGCGCCCGTGGGATCGCTACACCACCGACTATCGCGCGCTGGTGGAGTTGGCGCGCGTGCGTGGCTGGCCGGTGGTCGCGGCGAATGTCCCGCGGCGCTTGGCCAGTGCGGTTGGCCGTCGCGGACTGGCGTTGCTCGATACGCTCAACGCGGCCGACCGTCGCTTCATCGCGAAAGAGAACATCTGCCCGAAGGACGCCTACTACACGAAGTTCGCGCAGACGATGACCGGCCACAGTGCCGGCGGCGGACCGCCGACGGCCGGTGATGCGGCGGCGATGGCGAAGCTGACCGACACGTTCTACGAAGCGCAGTGCGTGAAGGACGAAGCGATGGGCGAAGCGATCGTGAACGCGTGGCGCGCCGCGCCCAAGGGCGCGATCGTGTTTCAGGTCGACGGCGCGTTTCACAGCGATGCCGGCCTCGGCACCGCCGAACGGGCACGGCGTCGTGCGCCGGACGCCAAGACTGTCGTGCTGAGCGCGATCCCGATCGCCGATCTGTCGAAGGCGAACGGCAAGGCGCACGCGGACAAGGGTGACTACATCCTCTTCACGCGCGCGCCGAAGTAAACGACTAGGCCGCGCTGTAGCCGCGGTCGATCAAAAAGGTGCGCACCTTTTCCGGGTTCCGTTCCACTTCCAGGGAGCCCGGACGCAAACCGGTGCGAATGAGTACCCCGCTGCCATCACTGGCCGCGATCACGAACGCATCCGTCGTCACGCACACCACCTCGGCCGTATCGGTGAGCTGCCCCGGATGTCCCGAGAAGTGCATCACCGAGCCTTCCGTAAGTCCCTCGGCCCGCACGGCGCCCGTCGGCTCGCTCCAGGTCACACCAGAAAAGAGCACGATGTCGTTGCTCCCATTGGCGAACGCCTCGACCGGCACGCCGTACATCCCTTCGGCGTCTTCGATGTCGGCCTGCAGCCGGTACGCGTCGAACAAGGATTCGACCTCGACCGTCTCGCACTGAATGCGCACCGCGCGCTGATCCTGCAGCACCACGGTGACGGAATGTTCGGCCACCATCATGCCGCGCCACGCGCCGCGCAGCAGACGGAGCGCCTCAACGGTTTCAGGCGTGGCT
This genomic window from Gemmatimonas sp. contains:
- a CDS encoding ChaN family lipoprotein; the encoded protein is MTSSRRFLMALLGGASLLSTACASGGAHTAVPIGAAAAALRVYDSKANRFIPFTQLADAAAKADFVFFGEQHDDPATHASELAVLAALGERRPSVVVTLEMFERDVQPLVDQYLAGTISEANFLAGSRPWDRYTTDYRALVELARVRGWPVVAANVPRRLASAVGRRGLALLDTLNAADRRFIAKENICPKDAYYTKFAQTMTGHSAGGGPPTAGDAAAMAKLTDTFYEAQCVKDEAMGEAIVNAWRAAPKGAIVFQVDGAFHSDAGLGTAERARRRAPDAKTVVLSAIPIADLSKANGKAHADKGDYILFTRAPK